The nucleotide window CAGCGCACCCTGGTCGAGCGCCGCACCAGCGGTCCCATGCGCATCAGCGGGGGCGCCGGGACCGGCAAGACCGTCATCGCCGTCCACCGCGCCAAGCAGCTCGCGGCCCGCGACACCCAGGAGGGGCAGGAGGTGAGCGTGCTGCTGACCACCTTCACGCGCAATCTGGCCGACGACCTCCAGCGCCAGCTCACCCGCCTGGATGCCGCCCTGCCCCTGTCCACCGGGCTCGGGACTCCCGGCATCATGGTCAGTGGCCTGGACTCCCTGGCCCTGGCGATCCTGCGCGGCGCAGGTGAGGCCATCGCGCCGGTGGCCAACGAGGTGCTGGGCCTCCCGCGCACGCAGGTTCTGGCCAACGCCCCCGGGCAGGTGTGGCGCGAGGTCCTGGCCATGGCCGGGGACGTGCTGCCAGACCGGCTGCATTTGGAGGACTTCCTGGCATCGGAGTACGAGCTGGTCATCCTGCCCCAGCGGATCACCACCCTGCAGGCCTACCTGCGGGTGCGCCGCCCGGGACGGGGCGTACCCCTGGACCGGCGCAAGCGCGCCGCCGTGTGGAAGGCCATCGAGATCTACCGCGACCGCATGGCCTCCCTGGATCTGACCACCTTCCCCGAGCGCCTCGCCCTGGCAGCCGCCTGGCTGGACCACCAGGCCGAGGCCGGGCAGGCGCGGCCCTTCAGGCACGTCATCGTCGATGAGGCCCAGGACCTCACGCCCGTCCACCTCCAGCTGCTGCGGGCACTGGCCGCCCCCGGGCCCGACGACCTCATGCTCGCCGAGGACTCCCACCAGCGCATCTACGGCAAGAAGATCATACTGAGCCACTACGGGATCCAGGTGCGCGGGCGCTCACGACGGCTGACCCGCAACTACCGCACCACCCGCCAGAACCTCGATGCCGCCTTCCGGATCCTGGATCCGGGCAGCTATGAGGACATGGAGGGGCAGGCCGAGGAGCACCACTACCTCTCCCCGCGCAATGGGCCCCAGCCACAATTGCTGCCTGCGGCGGACCGGGTCGAGGAGCTGGACAGGGCTGCGGCGCTGCTACGCCAATGGCTGGAGCAGGACGAGGGCCTTGAGGACGCAGCACCGGAGACCATCGCCGTGCTGGTGCGCGAGCGCAACCAGCGCGACGCCGTCGTCAACGGCCTGGCCGGGCGCGGCCTGGAGGTGCGGGCGGTGGACCGGGGGGCTGTCGGGCGCGGGCGGCCAGTGGTGATGACCATGCACCGGGCCAAGGGCCTGGAGTTCCGCAAGGTGCTGCTCTTCGACGTCTCGGCAGCCTCCATCCCCCGCAGCCTGCACGACCAGTCCTACTCCCAGGCCGATCGCGCCGACGCCGAGCTGCGCGAGCGGTCCCTGCTCTATGTGGCGGCCACGCGCGCCCGCGACCAGCTGGCGATCTCCTGGAGCGGGCAGGCCAGCCCGCTGCTGGAGGAGCTGGTGCCCCGCACCACGTGACACCGGCGGTCGAGCGCCGCACTCGCAGCCAGCGCCCTCGACGCCGCACCGCCGCGCCCGCGGTCTCGTACCTTCGCTCTCGATCTCGTCCCTCCAACCTACGAGATCAAGGCCGAAGGTACGAGACGGGGGCCTTGGGGGCAGGCCGATCGAAGATCCCGCCCCCGCGGGGGCCCGCCTCACAGGTAGGCGGCGCGCAGCTCCTCGGGGCTGCGGGGGGACAGGTCCGCCAGCGTCACATCGAAGACCGTGCACGCCCCGGTCTGCCCGCGCCCGGCCATCCTCGCCGCCGCGCGCCCCATGGCCACCACCACCGAGCCGGTGAACTCCGGGTTGGAGGCCAGCTGCAGCTCGAAGGACATGGTCTGGCCCACCCCCGCGGAGGTCTCTCCCCGGCGGACCACCAGTCCCCCATGGGGAAGACCATGGTGCTCGGCGGCCATCTCCTCGGCCGAGATGAAGGAGATGGAGGTCTCGTAGTCGGCGAAGTAGTGGGGCATGGTCGCGATCTCCCGCTCAATGCGCTCCAGGTCGGCGCCCTCGCGGGCCACCACATAGCACTCGCGGCGGTGCATCGAGCGGGTGGTCAGCTCCACCTCATCACCGGCCCGGACCGCCTCGACGGTGCTCTCCACCGGCAGGGTGTACTGCCTGGCATCCACCACCCCCTCCACGCGGCGCACCGCATCGGAGTGC belongs to Actinomyces capricornis and includes:
- a CDS encoding 3'-5' exonuclease encodes the protein MPSIVMPKAAPKDAQAKDPSIRAKLGPFLIKLAESDASSGLHVEPIAGTADPRVRTARVDKFYRAVLFKIDQGDDPIYVLHGIWAHDDAIKEAKRVTLKVNPRNGATEVTRVSQAVLDSQEEVERAERQARERLAAAARQSQEINAQAARIEADNTRTRTQLNQSGGPGAPSAAPPFTAAQGGAASPAGAVEAITVEPRDPRPHWPAGLSAKVLHEELGLDLPLAAAALAAERESQLLDLAATAEVPWHGDALLSLATGATLEEVREDYELIRPPEHPASQPDEDAALVAGLRTRAARSTFTWVESDEDLRRAIEGLSFQQWQLFLHPSQRTLVERRTSGPMRISGGAGTGKTVIAVHRAKQLAARDTQEGQEVSVLLTTFTRNLADDLQRQLTRLDAALPLSTGLGTPGIMVSGLDSLALAILRGAGEAIAPVANEVLGLPRTQVLANAPGQVWREVLAMAGDVLPDRLHLEDFLASEYELVILPQRITTLQAYLRVRRPGRGVPLDRRKRAAVWKAIEIYRDRMASLDLTTFPERLALAAAWLDHQAEAGQARPFRHVIVDEAQDLTPVHLQLLRALAAPGPDDLMLAEDSHQRIYGKKIILSHYGIQVRGRSRRLTRNYRTTRQNLDAAFRILDPGSYEDMEGQAEEHHYLSPRNGPQPQLLPAADRVEELDRAAALLRQWLEQDEGLEDAAPETIAVLVRERNQRDAVVNGLAGRGLEVRAVDRGAVGRGRPVVMTMHRAKGLEFRKVLLFDVSAASIPRSLHDQSYSQADRADAELRERSLLYVAATRARDQLAISWSGQASPLLEELVPRTT
- a CDS encoding diaminopimelate dehydrogenase is translated as MIRVAINGYGNLGRGAEQAISKAEDMELVVVFTRRDPAAITTQGAPVAHVDDMPQWADRVDVCLNCGGSATDLAEQGPASAAHFTTVDSFDIHAQIPDYFASVDAAARQAGNLALISTGWDPGLFSMLRVLGEAILPDGATTTFWGPGVSQGHSDAVRRVEGVVDARQYTLPVESTVEAVRAGDEVELTTRSMHRRECYVVAREGADLERIEREIATMPHYFADYETSISFISAEEMAAEHHGLPHGGLVVRRGETSAGVGQTMSFELQLASNPEFTGSVVVAMGRAAARMAGRGQTGACTVFDVTLADLSPRSPEELRAAYL